TCCCCATGGCAGCGATAAAGGACTTTGAACATGTGGTAACAAACAGTCCAGTGGGTGGCTGGTTGGAGCACAGTGGGGCCACAACCCAGGATAACAAGGGGAGATGTTTTGAACCATAGTGACCCCCTGTGTTTCTCCcctttttcaatgaaaataatagatttaagggggggggaagaaatgtaaaataatgcaTAAGGAACTTTGTGCCTATCAAAAAATGACTTGGGTAAGGGAAACGTGCTGCATCTTGGGGAAACTGCGGTATCCTCTTGCTGTAGGTTGGCCCAATGAAGCAGCGTGGTGGGGAGATGGGAAGCTGTTTCACTTCTGCACTAACCCTCGTGCCTGCATGTCAGGGTCTGCATCACAGGGACATGGGGGATGTACGTGAACCTCTACAGGGAGAAGTGTAGGTGCGTAAGGTGgaagctgggagcagctggtggGTGTTCcccagctgtgggctgctgttCTCAGTTAACTCTCCCACCTGTGGGTGGAAATGGGGTTgcaggaccccatagggaaacCAGCATTGGAAGCAGCATTTGGGGTGGATGAAGCTGTCACATTAGCAGTAAGGGGGGGACTCCTCTCTGCCTGCTCCATGCTGCCATGTTTTTACCCATcaaaggagcaggagctggaagaatgctggcagcaggaaaTCAGGGTGTTCCCTCGCTCCTCAGCACCCTCCTGCTCAGTCTCAGTGCAGCATGGCAAAAATCTCTATCAGCAGAGGTCCTCATGAGCTGGAGCATCGTGCTTCACTCCAAGCCTTGGCATCCACCTCATAGTGTAACTCCCATCGGGTAGCTTGAGACCAAAGTGATTTCCATTCAATTGAAACCAgcccccttcccctccctgtgGCATTGTGCCTTCACCTCCAGCCCGGGCTGTGGCTTGCCAAAAAGGGACCTGGGCTGGACTCCATCAGCAATGCAGCGTGGGGCTTCAATCCATGGCGGATGGGATCACAGTGGCCACGAGCAGAATTCATGGTCTTTTAAAGCAGGCTTTCTATGCAAGTAAAGAACCTGTATCtcttggaaatatatatattttggtAATCATAACTCTGGTTTATGCCTCCAAATGCTAATTGTACTTAATAAAGAATGAATATTTCCATGCTGCATTCCCTGTGCTCCTCTATTCCCTCTGCTCCACTCTGCCCTGCGGGGCTCCATGACCCGGACAGTCTGACCAAGTGCCTGACACAGTGGTTAGCAAACCTGGAAAGggtgccatgggcagggctgtgacCCAGGGCCACTAATGCCCCATTCAACTTGaccttgagtgcttccagggacaaggcaccacagcttctctgggcagcctgagccagATTAGGGATGATGTTCTTCCAGGAGAGTGCTGGAATGATGATGGTACTTTGGAAATGTGCACCCCACCCCCAAAATCATGCCAAGGAAGGGTGCAAGAGATGAGGGAGATgcatgaaaaatgctgtttttgagAGACTGTGCCAGGTTTGCTCCTTTTGCTGTCTAAAGCCAAACATACAGAGTGCCAGCATGTTTGCCAGCGGAGAGGAAAGGACATGGGGAGTTGCTTAAAATGCAACTTGAGCTCCAGAGCAGTTGGGTCTGCGCAGCCTGATGAGCCCGCAGAGGCTGCAAAACAGCCCCTGCCCCAGCACAAACATCGGTCACACAGTGAATCTGTCGATTTTAGCGCTCTTTATTGAATCACAGTCAGCTGCAATCAAAGCAGTATGGCCCTTACATCAGCGTAATTCCCTTTGCTTAATGGGATTGAAGTTCTTTGCTCATCAAGCCCTATCCTGAAGTCAAGGAGAGGAGTGGTGGCAGTGACCCGCAGCTGTCACATGTTCAGGGTCCCCTTCTGTCCACTGCCGTGGTGCTGTTCCTAGTGGGTGACCATGATGGCCTTCTCCACCGAAATGTCTTTGACCTGGTTGGAGGTCAGCCTGGCCACAATCTTCTTCTCTCCTACCCTCGTTGGAGTGCATATGACTTCAGACTTAATGATCCTGCCCGGCTGTATATCCCTagggaaaaaggagaacagTCCCAGCATGAGCTCATTGCACATCACAGGTCTCATTTGCTGATTTGTCATAGTTTTGCTTAAAGAGAAAGCCACTGCATGCGTTTAGCATGGGTATGCCCTTCTCCTGCAACCAAATTGCAGCAAGCAGGGCTCGGTACCCTCGGGAGTAGCCGCCAAGGCACTGTTTTGAGCATATATGTTGAAGAGCTGCACCGCTCACTGTCTCCTACCACTTTCTCATGGAGAATTAACAGACGAGGAAATGATATCGTTCCATACCCATCAGCTGATATAGCTCAAAACCTCATCTTACCCTTCATCAAACGTTGCCATCTTAAATATGCCCAAGCCCTCCACCATCAGCTTGCAGTTATCCAGGGGGACATTCAGCTTGTTCTTGAAGATGAAGGCGCAGGTGAAGTCCTTGTTCACCTTTGCTGTTTCTGGCATCTACAGGAGGAAAGTgaagcaaacacaaacacaggGGATCAGAGAGCTGATAGaggtgctggaggtgctgctggctctgccaaggagaaatgtttcctgCACTAACCCCATCTACTTCTGGGATGTTTGCATGGGGCCCCTTAGCCCCAGCTAAGCCTGGAGGggtgcagcctcacctggaCCTGGATGGGTGGGTACTCAAAGCTCAGTGACACCTCCTTGGTGAGCTTCTCATCTGTTCCCTGGATCTCAGCGATGGCAGTAACGTGGACGTGCTCCTCATCATCCACCGTGGCCAGTTCCTTCATGTAAGCTTCGGGCATGATCTTCAGTGGGACGCGCACCTCTGTGGGACAGAAAGCATGACCCGGCTCTTTAGCACATCAGTGGTGGAGGCAGCACTGGTGGCAGTGGTGCtggtgggatgtggggtgaGGCATATTTGCTGAGGCCATCCTGCCCTGCATACCCATCTCCCCCCGGTGCAAGTGCTGGCTCAGGAAGCACTAGCAGCAAAGATATAGAGGTATATTTTTGGGGAGGGTGACTCATGCTTGGAATGAGTAAATACTGTTAAGTATTCATCGCTCGTTCGTGCATTGTTTGGCACATTGCAGTCATGCTGCTGGGGATCAGCAGTGTAGCCTAGGTTGCTCAAAGATATGGAGAAAGCAACAGATAGCCCCAGGGGTAAATAGCCTATAAAACATATCACAATTTCCATGCCTACCAGATTGGCCTTCCACCTTGACAGTCTGCTTGATATATCCAAGATTGGCATGGACTTTCCCAGTGTAGGACtgcagctggcaggagctggTAATGTCGACAGTCCAGCTCCCAGCCATAGTGCTCTTCACGATGATGGCCACCTCAATAGGATTACCAGGACACAGAGGCTTTTCATTAGTTATCTCCACCTGGACCCCAGACTTGGGGACCACCTCATTTTGGGTTGTGTCCTTGCCGTCGTCGCTTTGGTTTGCCATAGGGACCGCAGCAAAGCGTGCACGAGGCGTCATCTCTGAGGGCTGCAGGTAGGAGACAGCTCTCCTCATGGATGCCCTTTCCTCTGAAGAGCCTgatgaaggaaaacagctgcCTCAGAGATGTATCTCAGCGCCCTCACCCAGAGCCACCACCCTTCCCTTTATCTGttcttctgctgctgagcagaaggTGTCAGGGCACTGACTGCCTCCAGACTCAGCTCAGGAGCGCCCCATGGTTTGTGCTACCATTAGGAGCGGTGCCTCCCATTTGACTCTGCTTTGGAGATGGATGGGGGCAGTCACCTTCAGGGAACTTGTACTGCCAGGTGATGTCCTCTCGCCTGTTCTGCCCCACAGCCTTTGTGCTGATTTTGGCACCGATGCTCTGGCTCTCCACACCCAGCTTGGTGTACTTTTTCCTGCCATTCTCATCCGTGACGCGCCAGTAGACCCTGTCGGCATTCACTTCCGCGTACACAAACTTGCTGTCATAGGGCAAATACACGTCTCCATCTTTGACAGCCTTCAGCGGGCAAGGGCCGCACTGGAAAATACCTGTAAAGCACATTCAATGCTATTTGCTGTGCCAAACATGACACACACATGGTGTATTTAAACATTCAGGCATCCACAATGCCTTGCAGGGTTGGCTTCCAGCCTGCCAAGAAACACCATTCAATGTTTCCTGGGCCGAGACCGGAGGAGTGAGACTGCCAGCCTCAGGAGCTCACAGCAGACCACCACAGGTCCACACAGAACATCCCTGCCTCCCTTAGGAATTGCAGAAGAGCCCTTCCAGGTAAATCCTACCTTGACTTTGCTCCTGAGGGGTCGCGTCGATTGCCTGCCAGCCATCAAAGCCCGATGGCAGGTCCCTCCGCTTCATCCAGACATCGTTCCACACATGGAAGTTCCTGTGTACATTCGGGTTGCAAAGAAAGGGAGTGAGGTGTTATAGATAAGAATGGTGAGCTCCTCTGCTTAGCTCTTCCAGAGGGCAGCTTTAATAGGGGATTTGTGTGCAGCCCTGTGAAACCCTGGGCTTTCTCTCTCCCCAGCAGCAAACACGAAACAAAGGGAAACTCTCAAAGTAAAGACTGCTGAGGCTGTGGAATGCAGCGTTGTAGGGACTAGGGAGGGCTGACCCTACCAGACAGAGTCAGAGGACAtccatttcagcttctctcCTTTCTCGTTCAGGTAGACATCAACCCTCAGGTTCTCATCGGTGTCATGTGCCGAGTTGAAGTTGCTCACGCTGCGGGCTGGGATCCCCAGGCAGCGCATGACTGCAACACAGACAGAACACAGGGttacagaatcactgaggctgGTGGGCACCTCTGGGGTCACCTGGTCCAAACCCTGTTAAAGCATCAACACCCAGAACAGGAGCCCAGGCCCACGTCCAAGTGGGTTTTGGAGATCCCCAAAGAGGAGACCCTATATAGCCTTCCCTCCagcagtcccagctccctcagccttttcaCATGACAGGTGCCTCAACCCCTTAACACCAGGACCAAAAGGCTTGCAGAAGTTTCCCTGGATTACTAGCACGGTAATTAGGATATCAGGTAACATTTCACCCCTTACCTGTAGTGAGGACTCCTGAGAAGACCCAACATTGACCAAAACTGACAGGCTTCTTCGTTTTGTAATACTGCTGCAAAATTGCGACGCTCCCAATCCATGCCATGGGGGAAGTCCCATTCTCATACTTTCCTGACCAGTTTCCCAGCACGACACCATTGTCATCATTGGCATTCACCTGTGTACATGTGCACACAGAGGAGACAACTTCAGGGATGAGGTTGAATGAGGCCCACATCTTCCCAAGGTTCTCCACAGCCCTACAAGGCTGCTGGCACCAGCTGGGGCTTCCCTGCCTGGAACCCCTCTTGCTGGATGTCTTCAAGCATCCTAGGCCCTAGTGCTTACAGAAAGTCTCCCAGTGCAACCAGCAGCTGCCCCTGAAGCACAGTGTTGGGCCTGGACACAATCTGCCTGCTAAAGGACAGCTGCTGGGTCAGCGGCACACTTTGGAAATGGAGAGATGCTGCATTTCTCCCGCCTCTCCCCTCCACCCAAAATGcctccccagcttttctcctgcagttctgtACTCATTCTAATCCCCAGGGAAATGAAAGAGagcaagaagcagaaaggaaagctgaatgGGCAAAACACTCCTCTGAGAGAATCGTACCAAAGCAGACATGGCTCTGGATACAACCACGGGATCCCTTCTACTGCTCATCTTGAGCTTGCTTTTGTCCAGCAGGTACATGCAGGCATCCAGGATTGATTCCTCAAActgtttcagagagaaaaaggagacaTTTTTACACACCACTCTGAAAGAGGATTTGCTCAGTCACCTTGAGGTCCATCTAGGTATGTGGAGGAAATTGCTGGACTAGCTTTAACTTCTGACCTTCCCTTATGATATTCAATGAACCTACTTCTATGCCAACTACTATGGCAAAAGATTCCTAACTAGCAGGTGCTGATAAAGCTCCCTTAGAGAGATGTCAAGCATCCTACACAACAAAACCTGGCAGAATATCAGTATCACTTCTCCTTGCTTCATGGCAGAATAACTATTAAGTCAGGCACAGCCCTATGGGCAATGTCCTTTGACCCATCTGTGGAAAAGGCATCACCACAAGGACTTTTTGCTGGGCTCCTCTTTGTTATTCCGTTTGAAATTGCAGCCTTGgagaacaaaccaaaacaaactaactaacaaAAAGCTTGCAACAGCATTTATGATGCAATGGGGATAGAATCAGATGTTATCATGTGTCCACCCTCTCCCCCGCTGCTGAGCTGGCCCAGTAAGGGGGATCCCAGAGGGGAAGGGTTGGTCAGAAGTGCTCTGTTCTCAGTTTCTAAACACTTTACCAGGGTCTGGCAATCTGATGGCAAATGTGCCGCTGAGTTGTGCTctcaggctggggctggggaatCTACTTAAGCAGACAGATTACTCTAAGCAGGTGAGATTTCCCAGTGAAACTGGGGGATTACTCGAGCGCTTTGAGCTGCTCGAGGGCTTAACCTATTTTTGGATTCATTAAAACTAACGCCAAACaaagaaagagtgaaagagGTATTGATGCTGTGGGGACAGCTGTGCCTTACCTGCCCGAAATTCCAGGGTTTGCCGTGTATGTCGAAGGAAGACCCAACATAGATGTAGCCCGTATCGTTGAGTACATACTCCTTTCTCTCAGCCTCGTTGGACAGGAAGACAATATCACcttgaagaaaaacacttaGATGTTGGCTGGCTTTCACACACGCTATAGGAAGATTTTCCTGGAAAGCTACACCGTGGCAGCTGGTGCTCTGTTACACTCACACCGCTTGGTGGCTGTGCGGCACTCACACTTTCCTTGCTATTGTGGGAGGGTTCCTATGAGGCTAGTCTTTATTTGAAGCCCCAGGGACTCCCCAGTGAGGAGCTCATTGCTCTTGACATGCAGGGATGCAGCAATTTGTAGACAAGAAAGGATATGCATGGGAAAGGGGAGAGAAGCTCCCAGGTCAAGTCCTTGGAAGCAGCGGTGATAACCCAGCTTTCTGGACGGCTTTCCTTACCTTCACACCAAGGGTTGAACAGAAGGTAGACAGCATTCTTCTCGGGTTTGTAAACATTAGGGCCAGTCTTCACCATCAGGCCATATATTCCCACGGCGGCATTGGGTGCACTGGTGACAGACAGCGTGCACTAGGAAGCGACAAGGAGAGGGGACATGACATGACCAACCCTACATGGTGGCACTGATGCTGTGGGTTAGAGGGATTGGGCACATCCTGCGTGCCCAGTAGGGGAGTGGGAGGTGAACGGGGCAAGGCAGCTGCCTATGGAAATCCACAGGgcaaaggaaacacagcacagggGCTATGGGGTTTTCTTCCAGTGCCGCCCCATGCCCTACCTCTGTGCCATTGGACTTGACGATGGCGATTTGCCAGCCGCTGACATTCCTCGAGCTCCTGGGGTTCAGTGACATCAGGGTCCCCGTGGGCTCCATTGGCCTTTCACCTGGAAGTAACAAGTTGCATGGttttgcagggctgtgcagtgcctgCTTTTCTCCCACTCGGAGCAGTGCTTACCGATGCTGAAGTGCAGTGACAGCTTGTCAGCGGCTCGCAGCTCCCTGCTGAGggtcagctgcagcaggaagggctgccCACGCCGCACCACCAGGTTTGGGGTGTTGTATGCATCTGTGTGATGCTGCACCG
The window above is part of the Coturnix japonica isolate 7356 chromosome 2, Coturnix japonica 2.1, whole genome shotgun sequence genome. Proteins encoded here:
- the TGM4 gene encoding protein-glutamine gamma-glutamyltransferase 4, which gives rise to MSQDSDLKVTKVDFLKSQNSVQHHTDAYNTPNLVVRRGQPFLLQLTLSRELRAADKLSLHFSIGERPMEPTGTLMSLNPRSSRNVSGWQIAIVKSNGTECTLSVTSAPNAAVGIYGLMVKTGPNVYKPEKNAVYLLFNPWCEGDIVFLSNEAERKEYVLNDTGYIYVGSSFDIHGKPWNFGQFEESILDACMYLLDKSKLKMSSRRDPVVVSRAMSALVNANDDNGVVLGNWSGKYENGTSPMAWIGSVAILQQYYKTKKPVSFGQCWVFSGVLTTVMRCLGIPARSVSNFNSAHDTDENLRVDVYLNEKGEKLKWMSSDSVWNFHVWNDVWMKRRDLPSGFDGWQAIDATPQEQSQGIFQCGPCPLKAVKDGDVYLPYDSKFVYAEVNADRVYWRVTDENGRKKYTKLGVESQSIGAKISTKAVGQNRREDITWQYKFPEGSSEERASMRRAVSYLQPSEMTPRARFAAVPMANQSDDGKDTTQNEVVPKSGVQVEITNEKPLCPGNPIEVAIIVKSTMAGSWTVDITSSCQLQSYTGKVHANLGYIKQTVKVEGQSEVRVPLKIMPEAYMKELATVDDEEHVHVTAIAEIQGTDEKLTKEVSLSFEYPPIQVQMPETAKVNKDFTCAFIFKNKLNVPLDNCKLMVEGLGIFKMATFDEGDIQPGRIIKSEVICTPTRVGEKKIVARLTSNQVKDISVEKAIMVTH